Proteins from a single region of Ziziphus jujuba cultivar Dongzao chromosome 1, ASM3175591v1:
- the LOC107414566 gene encoding uncharacterized protein LOC107414566 encodes MASLRSLPSFSPEERLKKLDIDNWVQKGLPEKIEKKKMARIPVKFQRVAAAFDEVAKVRLCESSGSEHSPESDTYLSDLVKSFIERGGGGVHGEDGNYEEIQSEMEHKSRDGDSDGYLSDSETKDLLQGLFGCGGDDDDVKRKIYAEVEAFLGLTGDYKSSRSYKRRLMTHLRQKGFDAGLCKSKWEKSKRFPAGEYEYVDVDVEGNRYIIEAFLMGEFEIARPTNQYASLLEIFPKIFIGKVGELKQIVRILCRAIKQSMKSRDMAMPPWRRNGYMMAKWFGSYKRTTNKVSAGKGSSEQQQQRDDDASGGKRRVGFETFPNTSYFCRDEIATKIGLRVGLLTAAFESGF; translated from the exons ATGGCCTCTCTACGCTCACTTCCATCGTTCTCTCCTGAAGAGCGCCTGAAAAAGCTAGACATAGATAACTGGGTGCAAAAAGGGTTACctgaaaaaatagagaaaaaaaaaatggctagaATTCCAGTGAAGTTTCAAAGAGTAGCGGCGGCTTTTGATGAGGTAGCTAAGGTGAGACTCTGCGAGAGCAGTGGGAGCGAACACTCGCCGGAAAGTGACACGTATTTATCGGATCTCGTTAAGTCTTTTATCGAaagaggtggtggtggtgttcaTGGTGAAGATGGTAATTATGAGGAAATTCAGTCCGAGATGGAGCACAAAAGTAGAGATGGAGATTCCGACGGCTATTTGTCTGATTCAGAGACAAAAGATTTGCTTCAGGGTCTGTTTGGCTgtggtggtgatgatgatgatgtgaaAAGAAAGATTTACGCTGAGGTAGAAGCCTTTTTGGGTCTTACCGGAGATTATAAATCTTCCCGGAGTTACAAACGCCGGTTGATGACTCATTTACGCCAAAAGGGATTCGATGCTG GCCTTTGCAAATCAAAATGGGAAAAATCCAAAAGATTTCCTGCTGGAGAGTATGAATACGTAGACGTGGACGTTGAAGGAAACCGATACATAATCGAAGCATTCTTAATGGGAGAGTTCGAAATAGCCAGACCCACGAATCAATACGCTTCTCTATTGGAGATATTCCCCAAGATATTTATTGGGAAAGTAGGAGAGCTGAAGCAGATAGTGAGGATACTGTGCAGAGCAATCAAGCAATCGATGAAAAGCAGGGACATGGCAATGCCACCATGGAGAAGAAATGGGTATATGATGGCCAAATGGTTTGGTTCCTACAAACGAACAACCAATAAAGTTTCAGCCGGAAAAGGAAGCTCtgagcaacaacaacaacgagaCGATGACGCATCTGGTGGGAAGAGACGTGTGGGTTTTGAAACATTTCCTAACACGTCTTATTTTTGCAGAGATGAAATAGCGACTAAGATTGGGTTGAGAGTAGGACTTTTAACCGCTGCTTTTGAATCAGGCTTCTAA
- the LOC107414703 gene encoding alkaline ceramidase, with amino-acid sequence MADGISSFWGPVTSTTECCEKNYAYSSYIAEFYNTISNIPTILLALIGLINALRQRFEKRFSILHISNMILAIGSMLYHATLQHVQQQSDETPMVWEMLLYMYILYSPDWHYRGTMPTFLFLYGAAFAIVHSVIRFGIGFKVHYVLLCLLCIPRMYKYYIYTQDACAKRLAKFYVATIFLGSLCWLFDRVFCKEVSQWLINPQGHALWHVFMGFNSYFANTFLMFCRAQQRGWAPKIVHFMGFLPYVKIEKPKSQ; translated from the exons ATGGCGGATGGAATTTCGAGCTTCTGGGGTCCTGTCACATCTACAACTGAGTGCTGTGAGAAGAATTATGCCTACTCATCTTACATTGCAGAATTTTACAACACTATATCCAACATCCCAACCATTCTTTTGGCACTTATTGGTCTTATAAATGCCTTAAGGCAACGATTTGAAAAGAGATTTAGTATTCTTCACATATCTAATATGATACTCGCCATTGGAAGCATGTTATACCATGCCACATTGCAGCATGT GCAACAGCAGAGCGATGAAACTCCTATGGTATGGGAGATGCTCCTTTATATGTATATCCTCTACTCGCCAGATTGGCACTATCGCGGTACGATGCCCACCTTCCTCTTCCTCTATGGTGCTGCTTTCGCTATTGTTCATTCGGTGATCCGTTTTGGTATTGGCTTCAAGGTGCATTATGTGCTTCTATGTCTCCTTTGCATACCTCGAATGTACAagtattatatatacacacaggATGCCTGTGCTAAACGGCTGGCGAAGTTCTATGTGGCCACTATTTTCCTAGGGAGTTTGTGTTGGTTGTTTGATCGTGTTTTCTGCAAAGAGGTTTCTCAGTGGCTAATTAATCCACAGGGTCATGCCCTGTGGCATGTGTTCATGGGTTTTAATTCTTACTTCGCAAATACATTCTTAATGTTTTGCCGGGCTCAGCAAAGGGGATGGGCTCCTAAGATTG
- the LOC107414555 gene encoding uncharacterized protein LOC107414555 isoform X3, with the protein MEGVGARLGRSSTRYGPATVFNGPVRKWKKTWVHVSSPSTSSSSSSSAAASNTTTNHSHHHHAQIHTPNGTTNGNNVSHLVLYKWTPITQSQNSAINGNNTNNGNNTPDKVSVKADAPAVHPEEPPRRKFKYIPIAVLEEQKNEAADDETVEKVEDEGKPNDTDLTTKGEVLDEKPDINDVPMEETQVSVMLILFNLLLLLFIFCQVSFFPC; encoded by the exons ATGGAGGGAGTTGGGGCCCGACTCGGACGGTCCTCGACCCGATACGGACCGGCCACGGTGTTCAATGGGCCGGTGAGGAAGTGGAAGAAGACATGGGTCCACGTATCATCTCCCTCTAcgagtagtagtagtagtagtagtgcAGCAGCATCTAACACCACCACCAATCACTCTCACCACCATCACGCTCAGATTCATACCCCCAACGGTACCACTAACGGTAATAACGTTTCCCATCTTGTCCTTTACAAGTGGACCCCAATTACCCAAAGCCAAAACTCTGCCATCAATGGCAATAACACCAACAACGGCAATAACACTCCCGATAAGGTTTCTGTTAAGGCCGACGCTCCTGCGGTGCATCCTGAGGAGCCTCCAAGGCGCAAATTCAAATACATTCcg ATTGCTGTGCTAGAGGAACAGAAAAATGAGGCTGCGGATGATGAGACTGTGGAAAAGGTTGAAGATGAAGGTAAACCAAATGATACTGATCTAACCACCAAGGGTGAAGTTTTGGACGAAAAACCAGACATCAATGATGTTCCCATGGAAGAAACTCAGGTGAGTGTCATGctcattttgtttaatttactgctattgctttttattttttgtcaggTTAGCTTTTTCCCATGTTAA